One genomic window of Lepeophtheirus salmonis chromosome 5, UVic_Lsal_1.4, whole genome shotgun sequence includes the following:
- the LOC121117491 gene encoding LOW QUALITY PROTEIN: uncharacterized protein (The sequence of the model RefSeq protein was modified relative to this genomic sequence to represent the inferred CDS: inserted 2 bases in 1 codon; deleted 2 bases in 1 codon) — MTLKSIRRRSGLGVKKLGGSPRRNSPIKRRRSTLSGAEGPGVTNIKVSVRVRPSNERESESEGALRSIIDVVDEKLLIFDPKVDDDDFYFHGKLQRRRDLNKRPKKDHKFTFDRVFGPGEDNEVVFQNTALDLVEALFSGYNSSIFVYGATGAGKTFTMLGSPGNPGITFKTVKAIYERIEASQDELSCEVAISYLEIYNENVIDLINPGGVPLNVREDGKTGVNIPGLTRHKPKTPEELLKLLQHGNSNRSQHPTDANAESSRSHAVFQVFLTQKDRSSGLSADVKTAKLSMIDLAGSERGTVTSNRGARKKEGANINKSLLALGNCINALAEGSKHVPFRNSKLTRLLKDSLGGNCRTVMISNVSPSGKTYEDTYNTLKYAERAKKFRLNXKKNVTSVDFHVAQYAKIVENLKQEISELKEKIKINELKKEETMDFKSGEKIRSLENENQRLKNENYRLKKEKADNDNKCVDLSNGVAFQKVKMLFKKKLELESRIKLYKVKMSHSQIVLDRNDMISSGFGFSKISSAHKNCLKTLKDLQGSIDELESQKAHLYDEYFEAKNVFDIQTPSLQMKQEYSAQLEALESKMKCQHLYNFSHLIASERRKDNYLISSFLPSLISSHLQLNSMDGSLSSKVQEIINNFCGRKVSWDEDLIESSNLDTNEELLGSLYAECVSIAQVEEKTDGKGESTKDLLETDVDDLISKNTTNISSEVDDYELNDKRLPTPQEKEKHSKVLNPLPIFDISMEEDQPSEHSRVDSTTYATCLKDLKISNSEEECKNDSNSIVSDLNSNQVVNPSQLSSQSSSDCVKVMKSSSESNTGSDIEYIHKVDRCGNFNSSSTIELISSDPAQRGVDLNATHTIDAAVVNSARSKTHLNFDSKKLKVVDLNITQTLNSPKTSGECGASNNNKRETSMLTKPIVAVIPMTQNVKTEKISPRVILTKNTRGKAVSRTPPAMGSVESRRKLNPSKSTSRLLTSFDARFGSSNGLSFKRPLPSLPSSAPSYMAPTTASFSRLKGQKENQKPSNDPQTSNTQKMSLLRHLKPKKTNS, encoded by the exons ATGACTCTCAAGAGTATTCGGAGGCGTTCTGGATTGGGAGTAAAGAAGCTCGGAGGCTCGCCTCGCCGTAATTCCCCCATCAAGAGACGTCGTTCCACTTTGAGTGGAGCGGAAGGACCTGGAGTCACCAACATCAAGGTCTCGGTTCGTGTTCGTCCCTCCAACGAAAGGGAGTCGGAGTCGGAAGGGGCACTTCGCTCCATCATCGACGTTGTTGATGAAAAGCTCTTGATCTTTGATCCTAAAGTCGATGACGACGATTTCTATTTCCACGGAAAACTTCAACGGCGTCGGGACTTGAACAAGCGCCCAAAAAAGGACCACAAATTCACCTTCGACCGCGTCTTTGGCCCAGGCGAGGACAATGAGGTGGTGTTCCAAAACACGGCTCTGGATCTGGTGGAAGCCCTTTTCTCTGGATACAACAGCTCCATCTTTGTCTATGGCGCCACGGGAGCTGGGAAAACATTCACCATGCTCGGGAGTCCTGGAAATCCGGGCATCACATTCAAAACCGTCAAGGCCATTTATGAGCGCATTGAGGCCTCCCAAGATGAGCTCTCATGTGAAGTGGCCATCTCCTATCTTGAAATATACAACGAAAACGTCATCGATCTCATTAATCCAGGTGGAGTTCCTCTCAACGTCAGAGAAGACGGGAAAACGGGAGTCAACATTCCCGGGCTCACACGTCACAAGCCCAAAACACCCGAAGAACTTCTTAAGCTTCTTCAACATGGCAACTCCAATCGATCTCAGCATCCTACAGATGCCAATGCAGAGTCCTCCAGATCGCATGCCGTGTTTCAGGTTTTTCTCACTCAGAAAGATCGATCCTCCGGATTGAGTGCTGATGTTAAAACGGCTAAGCTTTCTATGATAGATCTAGCTGGCTCTGAGAGAGGAACTGTTACATCCAATCGGGGG GCCAGAAAAAAGGAAGGAGCAAATATCAACAAGTCTCTCCTTGCTTTAGGGAATTGTATCAATGCTTTAGCAGAAGGATCTAAACATGTCCCTTTTAGGAATTCCAAATTGACAAGGCTTCTTAAGGACTCGCTTGGTGGGAATTGTCGAACTGTCATGATTTCGAACGTGTCACCATCCGGAAAAACCTACGAAGATACATACAATACCCTCAAATATGCTGAAAGAGCCAAAAAATTCAGGTTAAA TAAAAAGAATGTCACAAGTGTTGATTTTCATGTTGCTCAATATGctaaaattgttgaaaatctTAAGCAAGAAATAtctgaattaaaagaaaaaatcaagataaatgAACTGAAGAAAGAAGAAACAATGGATTTTAAAAGTGGAGAGAAAATTAGATCACTTGAAAACGAAAAtcaaaggttaaaaaatgaaaattatagatTGAAGAAAGAGAAGGctgataatgataataaatgtgTGGATTTATCGAACGGAGTTGCTTTTCAAAAGGTGAAGAtgctatttaagaaaaaattggaattagAATCTCGAATTAAACTTTACAAGGTTAAAATGAGTCATAGTCAAATTGTGCTGGACAGGAATGACATGATATCATCTGGATTTGGGTTTTCCAAGATTTCATCCGCTCACAAgaattgtttaaaaactttaaaagatttGCAAGGTTCAATAGATGAACTTGAATCACAAAAAGCTCATTTATATGATGAATATTTCgaagctaaaaatgtatttgatatcCAAACGCCGTCTTTGCAAATGAAGCAAGAATATTCTGCTCAGTTGGAAGCCTTGGAAAGTAAAATGAAATGTCagcatttatataatttttcccaTCTAATTGCATCTGAAAGAAGaaaggataattatttaattagctCATTTTTGCCAAGTTTAATTTCGTCACATCTACAATTAAATAGCATGGATGGCTCTCTTAGTTCTAAAGTTCAG gAAATTATCAACAATTTCTGTGGACGTAAGGTTTCATGGGATGAGGATTTAATTGAGTCAAGTAATTTGGATACAAATGAAGAATTGTTGGGTAGTTTATATGCTGAATGTGTTTCAATTGCACAAGTGGAGGAAAAAACGGATGGTAAAGGCGAGAGTACCAAGGACCTACTCGAAACAGACGTAGatgatttgatttcaaaaaataccacGAACATTTCATCTGAAGTAGACGATTATGAACTTAATGATAAACGCCTTCCAACAccacaagaaaaagaaaaacattctaAAGTTTTGAATCCTCTTCCAATATTTGATATCAGTATGGAAGAAGATCAACCATCTGAACATTCTAGGGTTGATTCAACGACATATGCTACTTGTCTAAAGGATTTGAAAATTTCCAACTCAGAAGAGGAATGTAAGAATGATAGCAACAGCATAGTTTCAGACTTGAATTCAAATCAAGTTGTCAATCCTTCCCAATTAAGTTCTCAGTCAAGTTCAGACTGTGTAAAGGTTATGAAATCTTCTAGTGAGAGTAATACAGGTAGtgatattgaatatattcataaagttgATCGATGTGGAAACTTTAATTCCTCAAGTACGATAGAACTTATATCTTCAGATCCAGCCCAAAGGGGTGTTGATTTAAATGCTACCCATACAATAGATGCTGCTGTAGTCAATTCTGCCAGAAGCAAGACCCATTTAAATTTTGACTCTAAGAAATTGAAAGTTGTTGACTTAAACATAACTCAAACTCTAAATTCGCCTAAAACCTCTGGTGAATGTGGAGCCTCTAACAACAATAAAAGAGAGACTTCAATGTTGACTAAACCTATTGTTGCAGTTATCCCTATGACTCAAAACGTGAAAACAGAAAAGATATCCCCAAGGGTGATCTTGACAAAGAACACTCGTGGGAAAGCCGTTTCCCGCACTCCTCCAGCCATGGGGTCAGTAGAATCTCGACGCAAACTCAATCCCAGTAAATCCACTTCACGCCTTCTCACATCGTTTGATGCGAGATTTGGATCATCTAATGGACTATCCTTTAAAAg ACCATTACCGTCTCTTCCTTCGTCTGCACCAAGCTACATGGCTCCTACCACAGCCTCTTTTAGTAGGCTCAAGGGACAGAAGGAGAATCAAAAACCTTCTAATGACCCTCAAACATCTAATactcaaaaaatgtcattatt GCGTCATCTCAAGCCTAAGAAAACGAATTCTTAA